A genome region from Tenebrio molitor chromosome 4, icTenMoli1.1, whole genome shotgun sequence includes the following:
- the LOC138128757 gene encoding very long chain fatty acid elongase AAEL008004-like gives MATVLKSIFEVLTDSPPISDPRMDLFLLRAPVQLITTIALYLAIIYKIGPNFMKDRKPFNLRNILIAYNIAQIIFNLVVFVIIAAYVQGKSVFCAQCDPEGSPKSSLTVVGHYSYLLLKYFDLVETMFYVLRKKERQISFLHVYHHIGILVAAWVSGKYFPGGQAGFVALYNTLIHSVMYCYYLFSVLNYSKTLWWKKYVTLIQIVQHCVIFLSVFPAVVNVNCSYPKGWMGLFALNLTVIIYLFVKFYKKTYLTDHKKQHSK, from the exons ATGGCTACAGTCTTGAAGAGCATTTTCGAAGTTTTGACGGATTCTCCGCCGATATCTG ACCCTCGGATGGATCTTTTTCTGTTAAGGGCACCTGTTCAATTGATCACAACAATAGCACTCTACCTAGctataatttacaaaataggtCCAAACTTTATGAAAGACAGAAAACCATTTAacttaagaaatattttaatcgCTTATAACATCGCCcagattattttcaatttggtcGTATTCGTAATT ATTGCAGCGTACGTACAAGGCAAAAGCGTTTTTTGCGCTCAATGTGATCCTGAGGGGAGTCCAAAATCTTCACTGACTGTTGTGGGACACTATTCTTACCTGTTGTTGAAATACTTCGATTTGGTCGAAACT ATGTTTTACGTCTTGCGGAAGAAAGAACGGCAAATCTCGTTTTTACACGTCTACCATCACATAGGAATTTTGGTAGCGGCATGGGTCTCTGGTAAATATTTCCCAGGAGGTCAAGCAGGTTTTGTAGCGTTATACAACACACTCATTCATTCTGTCATGTACTGCTATTACTTATTCAGTGTTTTGAACTACAGCAAAACGCTATGGTGGAAAAAATATGTGACGCTGATACAAATT GTACAGCATTGTGTGATATTTCTTAGCGTATTTCCTGCAGTAGTCAATGTTAACTGCTCATATCCCAAGGGCTGGATGGGATTATTTGCTCTTAATCTTACAGTAATTATTTAtctatttgtcaaattttacaaaaagacGTATCTAACTGACCACAAGAAACAACacagtaaataa